The sequence GAGTTTGTTCGTCAAACGTCCTCCTTCCGCAATTGGATTACACCGGATGGCAGCGCAGGTCCAACTGGTGGTGATGGGTTCAAGGCCGAGCCGGGGCGTTACCATCTTTATGTTGCGTATATTTGCCCTTGGGCGTCTCGCGCGCTGATGGTTCGCGCGCTAAAAAACCTGGATTCTTTGATTAGCGTTAGTGTACTCAATCCCCAGCTTACCGATCAAGGTTGGGCGTTTGAGGGGTTTCCTGGGGCTACTCGCGATGACATTTATGGCCTTACATATATGCACGAGCTGTACACAAAAGCAGACCCGGAATTTACCGGCCGCGCGACGGTTCCGGTGTTGTGGGATAAACAGCGTGAGACCATAGTCAACAATGAGTCGGCGGATATTCTTCGCATGTTAAATACAGCGTTTGAAGGGCTGGGTGCGGCTGGTCCGGATTTATATCCGCAGGACCTTGCCAGCGATATAGATGCCCTTAATAAACGGCTCTATGAAAACCTGAATAATGGCGTCTATCAGGCCGGGTTTGCCACTCGTCAAGCTGTGTACGAGGAAGCTTATACGAAAGTTTTCGCCACCCTGGATGACCTGGAAGCGCGGTTGGCTGATGGCCGTCCATTTTTACTGGGGGAGCGGCTGACCGAAACCGATGTGCGTCTTTTTGTTACTCTGATTCGGTTTGATGCCGCCTATCACGGGCTGTTTAAATGCAATCGCAACACGTTGCGCGCTATGCCGCATCTGATGGCGTACACGCAACGGATATTTGCTCTGCCCGGGGTGAGAGAAACCGTGCATATCGATCACATCAAAGCCGGTTATTACTCGATTAAAGAATTAAATCCGCGCGGGCTGGTACCGCTTGGCCCAGAGGAG comes from Teredinibacter turnerae and encodes:
- a CDS encoding glutathione S-transferase family protein, yielding MLVNGKWQGDWSPNDDKDTDGEFVRQTSSFRNWITPDGSAGPTGGDGFKAEPGRYHLYVAYICPWASRALMVRALKNLDSLISVSVLNPQLTDQGWAFEGFPGATRDDIYGLTYMHELYTKADPEFTGRATVPVLWDKQRETIVNNESADILRMLNTAFEGLGAAGPDLYPQDLASDIDALNKRLYENLNNGVYQAGFATRQAVYEEAYTKVFATLDDLEARLADGRPFLLGERLTETDVRLFVTLIRFDAAYHGLFKCNRNTLRAMPHLMAYTQRIFALPGVRETVHIDHIKAGYYSIKELNPRGLVPLGPEEY